AGGTCGCCGGGGAGCGAGCCGGCCGCGTTGATGATCACGTCCGACTCGTCGACCAGCGCGTCCAGGGCGCCGAGGACCTGCGGCTGGGTCGGGCGGACATCGGGTTCGTCGGCCTCGTAGGCGGCGTCGACGCGGTACTCCCAGCGGTCCTTGTCGAGCCGGTACTCATCGGCGTACGACTCCGTGACCCGGTGGTCGTGCATCCGCAGGGCCGCGGTCAGCTCGGCCAGGCCGCTGCTCGCGTCCGCGACGAGCGGCTGCCCGGCGAGCTTGTGGCCGTCGAACGGGGCGATGTTGAGGTTGAGGAAGCGCACGCCGTCACCCGAGAACAGGGTGTGGGAGGCCGTCGTGAAGTCGGTGTAGCGGGTGCCGACGCCTATCACCAGGTCGGCCTGGCGGGCGAGTTCGTTGGCGGTCGCGGTGCCGGTGTGGCCGACGCCGCCGACGTCCTGGGGGTGGTCCCAGCGCAGCGAGCCCTTGCCGGCCTGGGTGGAGGCGACAGGGATGCCCGTGGTCTGCGCGAACTCGGCGAGGGCCTCCTCCGCGCGGCTGTGGTGGACGCCGCCGCCCGCGATGATCAGCGGGCGCCGCGCGGACCGGATCGCCGTGACCGCCTCGGCGAGTTCGGTGGGGTCCGCGCCCGGCCGTCGTACGACCCAGGTGCGCTCGGCGAAGAACTCCTCGGGCCAGTCGTAGGCCTCGGCCTGGACGTCCTGCGGGAGCGCGAGGGTCACCGCGCCCGTCTCCACCGGGTCGGTGAGGACGCGCATCGCCTGGAGGGCGGCCGGGATCAGGGCCTCCGGCCGGGTGACGCGGTCGAAGTACCTCGACACCGGGCGCAGGCTGTCGTTGACGCTGATGTCTCCCGCGTGCGGGACTTCCAGCTGCTGGAGGACCGGGTCGGCGACGCGGGTGGCGAAGGTGTCGCCGGGGAGGAGCAGGACCGGGAGGTGGTTGATCGTGGCGAGCGCGGCGCCGGTGACCAGGTTGGTCGCGCCGGGGCCGATCGACGTCGTCACGGCGTGCGTGGACAGGCGGTTGGACTGGCGGGCGTAGCCGATGGCCGCGTGGACCATCGACTGCTCGTTGCGGCCCTGGTGGTACGGCATGTCGTCGCCGTACTCGATGAGCGCCTGGCCGAGCCCGGCCACGTTGCCGTGGCCGAAGATGCCCCAGGTGGCGCCGATCAGCCGCTGCCGTACGCCGTCGCGCTCCGTGTACTGGGCGGCGAGGAAGCGTACGAGTGCCTGCGCGACCGTGAGCCTCGTCGTTGAGGTCATCGGTAACCCTCCGTGTGGTCCGGGTGGAAGCAGATCCGCCACTCCCGCGTCCGGCCCGGTCCCGCCATGACGTTCAGGTAGTACATGTCGTGGTCGGGCTGGGCGATGGACGGGCCGTGCCAGCCGTCGGGGACGAGGACGGCGTCGCCGGAGCGGACCTCCGTGAGGACGTCCGATCCGCCCTCACGGGAGGGAGATACGCGCTGATAGCCGAAACCGTTCGGGCCGTCGATCTCGAAGTAGTAGATCTCCTCCAGCTCCGCTTCCTCGCCGGGCCGGTTCTCGTCGTGCTTGTGGGGCGGGTACGAGGACCAGTTGCCGCCGGGGGTGATGACCTCGACGGCGATGAGCTTGTCGCAGTCGAAGGCGTCGGCGGAGGCGAAGTTGCGGACGTGGCGCAGCCGGTTGCCGCTGCCGCGTTCTTCGGTGGGGACCTCCGGCGCGGGGCCGTAGCGGGCGGGGAGTCGTCGCTCGCACTTCGCTCCTGCCAGGGCGAAGCGGCCTCCCGCGCCGGAGGCGATCGTTGCCCGGGCGTCGCGGGGTACGTACGCGAAGTCGGAGACCGACGCGAACACGCTTTCCCTGCCCAGGAGTTGGAACTCGTTTTCTTCTGTTTGTACGGTACATCCGCCTTCCAGCGGAAGGACGATCCACTCGCTGTCGCCGGTGGTGAAGGTGTGCGTGCCACCCGGCTCCAGCGTGACGATCCGCAGACTGCAGTAGGTCCAGCCGGCCCGCTTGGGGTCGATGTCCACGGTGTACAGGGCGTTGGTCGAGGATCCCTCGGGAACGTACAACTCGATGCTCATGCGGCGGCCCTCACAGCAGTCCTACGGCGGTGTCCACGGCGGCGGCCACGTCACCGTCCGCCGGGTAGAGCAGCGAACGGCCGACCACCAGGCCCTGGACGGTGGGGAGTTGCAGCGCCCCGCGCCACTTCTCGTACGCGCCGTCCTGGTCGTCGCCCACCTCGCCGCCCAGCAGCACGGCGGGCAGGGTGGAGGTGGCCATGACCTCGGCCATGTCGTCGGGGTTGTCGGTGACGGGGACCTTCAGCCAGGTGTAGGCCGAACTGCCGCCCAGGCCCGAGGCGATGGCGATGGACTTGGTGACGGCCTCGGCGGAGAGGTCGTTGCGCACCTTGCCCTCGTCCGTGCGGCTGCTGATGAACGGCTCGACGAAGACCGGGAGTCGCCGTGCGGCCATGTCGTCGATCGCACGGGCGGTGGACTCCATGGTGGTCAGGGAGCCCGCGTCGGCGTAGTCGATCCGCAGGAGCAGCTTGCCGGCGTCGAAGCCGAGCCGCTGTATGTCCTCGGCGCGGTGGCCGGTGAAGCGGTCGTCGAGTTCGAAGCTGGCGCCCTGGAGGCCGCCGCGGTTCATCGAGCCCATGACGACCTTGCCGTCGAGGGCGCCGAGCAGCAGCAGGTCGTCGAGGATGTCGGCGGTGGCGAGGACGCCGTCGACGCCGGGCCGGGACAGCGCCAGGACCAGGCGTTCGAGCAGGTCGGCGCGGTTGGCCATGGCGAACTTGCGGTCGCCGACGCCGAGGGCGCCGCGGGCCGGGTGGTCGGCGGCGACGATCATCAGGCGGTCGTTCGCGCCGAGCAGCGGCCGGCGGACCCGGCGGGCGGCGGCCTCCGCGATCGCCTCGGGGTGGCGGGTGCGCAGACGGACGAGTTCGGAAACGTCGACGGTCACTTGACGGCCCCCGCGCTGATCGCGGCCTCGACCTCGTCCGGTGTGGGCATCGCCGAGCTGCACTCCAGGCGGGAGGCGACGATGGCACCGGCCGCGTTGGCGTGCCGCATGGTCTTCTCCAGGTCCCAGCCTTCGAGGAGGCCGTGGCAGAGCGAGCCGCCGAAGGCGTCTCCGGCGCCGAGTCCGTTGAGGACGGTGACGGGCAGGGGCGGGACCTCGGCTTCCTCGCCCTTGCTGTTGACGGCGAGGACACCCTTGGGGCCCTGCTTGACCACGGCGAGCTCGACACCGGCGTCCAGGAGCGCCTGGGCCGCCGCGCGGGGTTCGCGGACGCCTGTGGCGACCTCCACCTCGTCGAGGTTGCCGACCGCGACGGTGGTGTGGCGCAGGGCCTCCTCGTAGAAGGGGCGGGCCTGCGCGGGGTCCTTCCAGAACATCGGGCGCCAGTCGAGGTCGAAGACGGTGACGCCCGCCCTGGCGCGGTGGGCAAGGGCCGCCAGCGTGGCCGTACGGCTGGGCTCCTCGCTCAGGCCGGTGCCGGTGACCCAGAAGACACGGGCGTCCCGGATGGCGTCGAGGTCGAGCTCGTGGGCGTCGATCTCCAGGTCCGGGGCCTTGGGCTCCCGGTAGAAGTACAGCGGGAAGTCGTCCGGCGGGAAGATCTCGCAGAAGACGACCGGGGTGGGCAGGCCCGGGACCGCGGTGACCCAGCGGTCGTCGACGCCGAAGTCCTTCAGCGCCTGGTGGAGATAGGCCCCGAAGGGGTCGTCGCCGGTGCGTGTGATCACCGCGGTGCGGCGTCCCAGGCGGGCGGCGGCGACCGCGACGTTGGTGGCCGAGCCGCCGAGGAACTTGCCGAAGGACTCCACCTCCGGCAGCGGGACGCCCGTCTGCAGCGGATAGATGTCTACTCCGATCCGCCCCATGGTGATCAGGTCGTACGCCATCGAGTTCCCTTCGTATCGGCTCTCCCCGGATTTCTAGCCTCGGATCCCGAGCCCTGTCAATGTTTTGTCCAGACATTCGGACGAGACCTTGACAGCGCTTACTGCTCGAACGGAAGCTGACCGGCATGACGTCGTTGTCACCTCAGCCCTCACTGTCGCGCATCCGGATCGGGTCGGCTCCCGACTCCTGGGGTGTGTGGTTCCCCGACGACCCCCAGCAGGTCCCCTGGCAGCGCTTCCTCGACGAGGTCGCCGGCTCCGGTTACGAGTGGATCGAGCTGGGCCCGTACGGGTATCTGCCGACCGATCCCGCGGTCCTCACCGAGGAGGTGGACCGCCGGGGCCTGAAAGTGTCCGCCGGCACCGTCTTCACCGGCCTGCATCACGGCGAGGCCGTGTGGGAGAAGACCTGGGCGCATGTCGCGGACAACGCGGTGCTGGCGCAGGCGATGGGGGCCAAGCACCTCGTGGTCATTCCGTCCTTCTGGCGGGACGACAAGACCGGTGAGGTGCTGGAGTCCGACACCCTGACGCCGGAGCAGTGGCGCAATCTCACCTCGTTGACCGAGCGTCTGGGGCAGCGGGTGCGGGAGGAGTACGGGCTCCAAATCGTCGTCCATCCGCACGCCGACACGCACATCGACAGCGAGTCGAACGTCGTCCGGTTCCTGGACGGGACCGACTCCTCGCTCGTGTCGCTGTGTCTGGACACCGGGCACTACGCGTACTGCGGCGGGGACAGCGTCAAGCTGATCGAGACGTACGGGTCGCGGATCGGGTATCTGCATCTCAAGCAGGTGGATCCGGAGATCCTCGCGGACGTGCGGGCCAAGGGGACGCCGTTCGGGCCCGCGGTGGCGCAGGGTGTGATGTGCGAGCCGCCGACGGGGGTGCCCGCGCTGGGGCCGGTGCTGGAGGCGGCGGGGAAGCTGGATGTGGATCTGTTCGCGATCGTCGAGCAGGACATGTACCCCTGCGAGCCGGACAAGCCGTTGCCCATCGCCCAGCGGACTCGGGCGTTCTTGAGGTCCTGCGGGGCGTAGGCGGTTCTTCGTCCGCTGGGGCGCGGGGGCTGGTCGCGCAGTTCCCCGCGCCCCTGCGGGTGTTGCAGCATGGGGCGATGAGTCGTGCCGTGCGTGTCCTGAGCGGATACGGGTCCTCTGGGACCTGGGAGTTCGCCGTTGCCGCGCCTCATCCCCGGGTGCGGCCCGCGATCATCAGCTATCGCGGGGTCCGGGTCGCCATGAAGGGGCCCCGGCGGCGGCTGGAGGCGCCCATCGGGGCGGCCACACTGCTGCTCGGGTTCGAGGAGCCCGTACGGATCTCCCGCGCGGGACGCGCCCCCGACACCCTCGTGTCCGTGTTCTGCGGGCCCACGACGACCCCCGCCGTCGGAGAGCACGAGGGACGACTCTCCGGCATCGAGGTGCTGTTGGCGCCCTGGGCGGCCTTCACTCTCTTCGGGACGCCGCAGTACGAACTCGCCAACCGGACCGTCGATCCGGACGAGCTGCCGCACGCCTTGTCCCACCGGGTCGGTGAACTCGCTTCCGCCCTGGCCGCGTTGCCGTCGTGGGAGTCACGGTTCGGCCTGCTGGACGAGGTGTTCGCGCGGTGGTTCGCGGCCGGTACGCCCTGCTCGGACCGGGTCGTGCGGGCATGGGCGGAGCTGGTGCGAAGCGGGGGTGTGATGCCGGTGCCGCGGCTCGCCGACGAGGTCGGGTGGAGTGTGCGGCAGCTGGAGAGCCGGTTCCGGGAGCAGATCGGGATCGGACCCAAGGCGGCGGGCCGGGTGCTGCGGTTGCAGCGGGCTCGGCGGCTGCTGGCGGCGGGGCGGGGGCAGGCGGAGACCGCGGCGGTGTGCGGGTACTACGACCAGGCCCATCTCAGCGGTGAGTTCAAGGCGATGACCGGGTGCACACCGCGGGAGTTCACGCTGGCGCGGGGCGGGCCGGGCGGGGTGCCCGACGGTGACCGGATGACGGGCGAGGCGACGAGTCTGGTGCTCACGCCGGGTGGCGGTGCGGATTTCTCCAAGACCGGCGGTGTTGGCTGAATGCAGTCTGTGACCGCCGGCGCGGAGCCGCTCGTCCGGCCACGGGGGACGGGGGAGCCGGCGGGCCGGGCCCGGCGCAGCGGGTCCGGCCCGTCCTCGCGCCCACGCCCGACCGCACGCCGTGAGGGGTGCTCCGCGTCCCGATGTCAACGCGCCCCGCCCATGGGCCCGCGTACGCCTTTGCTGCACTCCCGTCACAAACACCCCCTTCGTGTCACACATGTCGCGTGTACGCGGGTCTTGCGTCACACGCGGTACACAGGCCCTGACTTGCAGTCACTCAGCGTCGTTCACCGGGCACAGGCTTTGTGATCGCCAGCGCAGCGCCCGGTACCCCCGACGGCCGTTCCCGGCCGGCGCCGCGGTGCGCGCGAGGAGGTGCCACTCATGACCGACCGAAGGCTCTGGTCGTACAAGGAGATCGCGGCGCACATCCGGGTGCAGCCGGACACCGTGCGGTCGTACCGCAAGCACGGGCTGCTCCCGCCGCCCGACCATGTCGAGGGCGGCAAGCCGTTCTGGTACGCGGACACCGTCCGCAAGTGGGTCGCCGCGCGCCCGGGCAACCGTGGGCGCAGAGAGGACTGAGACACCTCCCGTCGTGTCCAAGGGTGCCTGCGTACGGCTCGCGGGCACCCCTTTTCGTGGTGCCGGCGGCCACGAAAATCGCGGGCCGGAAGGAGGTCGCCTCTGACACAGTCACCCCATGAGCGACTTCTCTGTCAAACCTGTCCTCACCGGCGAGAAGACCGTGCTGCGCCCGTTCACGGAGGCGGACGCGGAGGGCATGTGGGAGATCATCGGCGACGCGGAGGTCACCCACTTCACGGGCGACCCGCCCGACGAGATCACCCCGGAGCGGCTGAGGGACTGGTACGGCTCCCGCAGCGCTCAGCCGGACCGCCTCGACCTCGCCGTCACCGACGCCGCCACCGGTGAACTCGTCGGCGAGGTCGTGCTCTACGAGTGGGACCCCGGCGCCCGCAGCTGCACCTTCCGCACGCTCATCGGCCCGCGGGGACGCGGCCGGGGCATCGGCACGGAGGCGACCCGGCTCGTCGTCGGGTACGGCTTCCAGCGACTCGGTCTGCACCGGATCCAGCTGGAGGCGTACGCCTTCAACCACCGGGCGCTGCGCGTGTACGAGAAGGCCGGGTTCGTACGGGAGGGGCTCCGGCGGGAGACCGAGTTCAAGCACGGCGCATGGGTCGACGAAGTCGTCATGGGCATCCTCGACCGTGACTGGGCCGCCCTCACCGCCACGGCTCGATGACCGTCACCCCCGCCCCCGGTGCCGTGCCCATCGCGGCCAGCGCGGCGGGTGTCGCGTCCAGGTCGATCGAGGACGTCACCAGCAGATCGGGCCGCAGCACGCCCGCCCGGACCAGCTCCAGCATCGGCGGGTAGGTGTGCGCGGCCATGCCGTGGCTGCCGAGGAGTTCGAGCTCCAGGGCGATCACGCGGGCCATCGGAACCGGGGTCGTGCCGGTGGGTGAGGGCAGCAGGCCGACCTGGACGTGCCGGCCCCGGCGGCGCAGCGAGTCGACCGAGGCCGCGCAGGTGACGGGCGAGCCGAGGGCGTCCAGCGACAGATGGGCGCCGCCGCCGGTCAGTTCGCGGACCGCCGCCCCCGTGTCCCCGGCCTTCGACGCGTCCACGCACTGCGCCGCGCCGAACTTCCGTGCCAGGTCCAGCGCCTGCGGGGACACGTCCACCGCCACCACCCTCGCCCCCGACGCCGCCGCGATCATCACCGCCGACAGGCCCACCCCGCCGCAGCCGTGCACCGCGACCCACTCCCCCGCGGCGGCCCTTCCCTGTTGCACGACCGCGCGGAACGCCGTGGCGAAACGGCAGCCGAGCCCCGCGGCGGTGGCGTAGGAGAGGTCGTCGGGGATCGCCACGAGGTTCACGTCGGCGTGGTCCAGGGCCACGTACTGGGCGAACGAACCCCAGTGGGTGAAGCCCGGCTGGGTCTGGTGCGGGCAGATCTGGTGGTCGCCTGCGGCGCAGGTCGCGCAGGAGCCGCAGGCGCAGACGAAGGGGACGGTCACTCTCTCGCCGGGGCGCCAGGCGGTGACCGCGGTGCCGACCGCTTCCACGACACCGGCGAGTTCGTGGCCGGGTACGTGGGGGAGGGTGATGTCCGGGTCGTGGCCCTGCCAGCCGTGCCAGTCGCTTCGGCAGAGGCCGGTGGCTTCTACGCGTACGACGACTCCGTGCGCGGGGGGTGCGGGGTCGGGGACCTCGCGTACCTCTGCCGGGTCACCGTATTGCTCGAAGACCACCGCTCGCATCTGCCATCCCCTCGCCGTTTTCGTCTGCGGGTACATCGTGGCTGGTCGCGCCGTTCCCCGCGTCCCTGTCGGGGCGCTCATCGCCACCCTCGCTCAAGCCGAACCGTTCGTGGAACCTCCGCAGCGGTCCCGGCGCCCACCACGTCGCCCGTCCCGTCAGCTTCATCACCGCCGGGACCAGCAGGCTCCGTACGATCATCGCGTCCATCACGACCGCCAGGGCGATGCCCAGGCCCAGCATCTTGGTGTTCGTGACCCGTGACGTGCCGATCGCGACCATGACCACCGCCAGGATCACCGCCGCCGCCGTGATCAGGCCGCCCGTGCGCTGGAGGCCGTGGCGGACCGCCTCGTTGTGGTCGCCTGTCGTGTCGTACTCCTCCTTGATGCGGGACAGGAGGAAGACGCCGTAGTCCATGGAGAGACCGAAGGCCACGCAGAACATCAGGACCGGGAGGGTCGTCTCGATCGAGCCGGGGCTGGTGAAGCCCAGCGGGCCGGAGAGGTGGCCGTCCTGGAAGACCCAGACCACCGCGCCGAACATGGCCGTCAGACTGAGCGCGTTGAGCACCACCGCCTGGATCGGTATCAGCACACTGCCGGTCAGGAGGAAAACCAGGAGCAGGGTGACGATCACTATGAAGGCGACCGCCCAGGGCAGTTGCTCGGCTATCGCGTCCTTGGAGTCGACGAGGACGGCCGCGGTACCGGTCACGCTGGTGTCGAAGGGGGCGTCCGTGGAGCGCAGTTCGCCCACGAGTCGCTGAGCCGCGTCATCGACCGCCTCGCCCGTCGGCTGCACCGTGAAGTACGCCGACTCACCGTTCACCAGAGGGCCGTCGACCCTCAGCACCCCGGGGAGCTCGGCGATCCGCTCCTTGTACGCGGCGTACTGCGCTTCGCTCGCGCGGCCCTCCGCCAGGACTTCCAGGCCGCCGCCGGGGCTGCCCGGGAAGCCGTCCCTGATGTGCTGCTGCACGACATGGGACTCGGCGGTCGAGGGCAGCTGGCGGTCGTCGGCGGTGCCGAACCTCACGCCCAGGAAGGGGAGCCCCAGCAGGACGAGGACCGCGGTGGTGCCGAGGGCGAAGAAGGGGGCCCGGCGCATGACGAGCGTCGCCGCGCGGGCCCAGGCCGCGCCTTCCCTGGCGGGCCGGGCGCGGCGGAACAGGCGCCGCAGGTCCCAGGAGTCGACCCGCTCTCCCAGCAGAACCAGCGCCGCCGGGAGCAGGATCAGCGCGGCCGCCGCGGCCAGCAGGACGACCGCGATGCCGGCGTAGGCGAAGGAGCGCAGGAAGTACTGCGGGAAGAGCAGCATCGCCGCCAGGGAGACCGCGACGGTGAGGGCCGAGAAGAGGACCGTGCGGCCGGCCGTGCGCAGGGTGGTGCCGACCGCGGTCGACGGGTCTGCGCCGCCGGCCAGTTCCTCGCGGAAGCGGCGGACGATGAACAGGGCGTAGTCGATGGCCAGGCCGAGGCCGAGGGCCGTGGTGAGGTTCATCGCGAAGACCGAGACGTCGGTGAACTCGGTCAGGCCGCGCAGCACCGCGTTGGTGCCCAGGATCGCCACGATGCCGATGCCGAGGGGCAGCAGGGCGGCGACCGCGCTGCCGAAGACCATCACCAGCAGGACGAGCGTCACCGGCAGGGCGATCAGCTCGGCCCGGGTGAGGTCCTCCTGGATGATCGTCTGCATCTCGTGCCGCACGGCGACCGGGCCGCCGATCGTCACCTCCACCGGGCCGTGCGCACCGCGGAACGAGGGCGCGAGGCGGTCCAGGGTCGTGCCCATCACCTTCTCGTCGCCCGTGATGCGGGCGGCGATCAGCGCCTCATGGCCGTCCTCCGCGCGCAGGGCCGGGGCGCCGGTGGCCCAGTAGGAGCCGACGCCCGTCACGCCCTTCTCGCCCGCCAGCCGCTCCGTCAGCCGCTCGGCCTCGGCCGCGACCGCCGGGTCGTCCACCGAGGCACTCCCCGCGTCGACCAGGAGCAGGAGGTTGGGCTGGGAGTCCGGGAACTCGCGCTCCAGCGCCTTGGTCGCGTACGTGGACTCGGCGTCCGGGTCCTCCCAGCCGCCGGCGCCCATGCGGTCGGCGACCCCGCTGCCGGCCAGCACGGCGAGCACGGTGAGCACGAGGGCCGCGAGCAGGGCCAGCCTCGGACGGGCGGTCACGAGCTTGGTCCAGCCTCCGGTGCGCGGCGGCTTGTCGACTTCGGTCATCGTGCGGTGTCCCCTTCACCAGGCAGCATGGATCTGCCACTGCCTTGCCATAGACTGACAAACACGAGACATCGCTCGCGTTTCTCCAGAATGCGAGCGACCGCTCGTGTTGTCAATCCTGTTCGGAGAGTTGGGGATAACGCGTGCCCGCGAACGAGGAGAAGGACCCGCCACGCCGCCGCCAGGCCCGCGGAGAACGCCGTATCGCACAGCTGCTCGAAGCCGCGGCCTCGGTCTTCTGCACGACCGGCTACACGGCCGCGAGCACCAACGCCATCGCGCGCGAGGCGGGCGTCTCACCGGGCACGCTCTACCAGTTCTTCCCGAACAAGGAAGCGATCGCCATCGAGCTCGGCGGCCGGCTCGTGCACGAGATGCAGGAGGCCTACGGCGAGGCGCTCGCACCCGTCGACCCGACGACCCCGCTGGAGCAGGCGGTGGGCACCATCGTCGACCGGTTCATCGACTTCAACTGCCGGCACCCGGTGTTCTTCGCGCTGATGCACGGCCCCGACATCCCCGGCCGGATCGCCGAGCAGCACGACGCCCTGCACACGACCCTCGTCGCCCGCGTCGAGAACCTGCTCCGCTCGTTCATGCCCGAGGCGCCCCAGGCCGCGATCACCCGTGTCGCGCACATGGCGCTGGGGATGTACATGGCTGGCCTGGAGCTCGTCCTCGCCCACGAGGGCGCCGAACGGGACGCGTATGTCCAGGAGTTGAAGAACGCCCTGGTCCGCTATCTCGAGCCGCTCGTGGGAGCCGGCCTCGGCCTGCCGGACGGACTCACCACGACCCCGACCGCCTGACCGGCGGTGTGCTGCCGTCGCATCGGCGTCTCGCTGCCGCACGCTCTGTGGGACTCGACACACGGCATCGCGCTGTGGTTGGCGACGCTGCCGGCGAGCACCCGTCCGGACAGGGAGCTGGCCCTTTTCGGCGTCGCGTGGATGCGGGCTCCGACGCGGCGGGAGCCTTCTTGGATAAATACCCCCTAGGGGTATAGTGGGTAACGGCCCACATCCCTCGACGAGGAGAACGACATGAGCGCCCAGACCGACACCCAGGGTTCCGTCACCACCGTCTACAAGGTGAGCGGGATGAGCTGTGGACACTGCGAGGGTTCCGTGTCCGGCGAGCTCTCCGAGATCGCGGGGGTGACCTCGGTGAAGGCCGTCGCGTCGAGCGGTGAGGTCACGGTCGTGTCGCAGGCCCCGCTCGACGAGGAGGCGGTGCGCGCGGCCGTGGACGAGGCCGGGTTCGAGCTCGTCGGCAAGGCCTGACCCCACCCCCTCACCAAGGGCCGTGCCGACCGGTCGAGACCGGTCCCGCACGGCCCGGCCCGTTTCCTGGAGTACGGCATGACCACCACCGAGACCCCGATAACGCCGACCGCCTCCGAAGTCGAGCTCCTCATCGGCGGGATGACCTGTGCCTCCTGCGCGGCTCGTGTGGAGAAGAAGCTCAACCGGATGGACGGGGTCACCGCCACGGTGAACTACGCCACCGAGAAGGCGAAGGTCACCTTCGCCGGGGGCGTCGGGGTCGCCGACCTGATCGCCACGGTGGTGAAGACCGGGTACACGGCACAGGAGCCGGCGCCGCCACGGGAGGCAGCGGCGGACGAGGACCCGGAGTTGACGTCGCTACGGCAGCGTCTCGTCGTCGCCGCCGTGCTCGCCGTCCCCGTGGTGCTGCTCTCGATGGTCCCGGCCCTCCAGTTCGACAATTGGCAGTGGCTCGCGCTCACCCTCGCCTCCCCCGTCGTCGTCTGGGGCGGGCTGCCCTTCCACCAGGCCGCCTGGACGAACGCGCGGCACGCCGCGGCCACCATGGACACGCTGGTCTCGCTGGGCACCCTGGCCGCGTTCGGCTGGTCGCTGTGGGCGCTGTTCTTCGGTGACGCGGGCATGGCGGGCATGAAGGACGAGTTCGCGTTCACCGTCTCCCGCGCGCAGGGCGCCTCGACCATCTATCTCGAAGTGGCCGCAGGGGTCACCGTGTTCATCCTGCTCGGGCGCTATCTGGAGGCACGTTCCAAGCGGCGCGCGGGGGCGGCGCTGCGGGCGCTGATGGAGCTGGGCGCCAAGGACGTGGCCGTGCTGCGGGACGGGCGCGAGGTGCGGATCCCGGTGGGCCGGCTGGCGGTCGGGGACCGGTTCGTCGTACGGCCCGGGGAGAAGGTCGCCACCGACGGCACCGTCGTCGAGGGTGCCTCCGCCGTGGACGCGTCGATGCTGACCGGGGAGTCGGTGCCGGTGGACGTGACGGTGGGGTCCGCCGTCGCGGGCGCGACCGTGAACGTCGGCGGGCGGCTCGTCGTGGCGGCCACGCGCGTGGGCGCCGACACGCAGCTCGCGCGGATGGCGAAGCTCGTCGAGGAGGCGCAGAACGGCAAGGCCGAGGTGCAGCGGCTCGCCGACCGGATCTCCGCCGTGTTCGTGCCGGCCGTGATCCTGATCGCCGTCGCCACCTTCGGGGCCTGGCTGGGCCTCGCCGGGGACACGGTCGCCGCGTTCACCGCGGCCGTCGCCGTGCTGATCATCGCCTGTCCGTGCGCGCTGGGACTGGCCACGCCGACCGCGCTGATGGTCGGCACGGGGCGCGGGGCGCAGCTGGGCATCCTCATCAAGGGGCCCGAGGTGCTGGAGTCCACGCGCCGGGTCGACACCGTCGTACTCGACAAGACCGGCACGGTGACCACCGGACGCATGACCCTCCAGGAGGTCTACGCCGTCGAGGGCACCGACGAGAAGCAGGTGCTGCGGCTCGCGGGGGCCCTGGAGCACGCCTCCGAGCACCCCGTCGCCCGGGCGGTCGCGGCCGGTGCCGAGGAGCGGGTCGGGCCGCTGCCGGAGGTCGAGGGGTTCGAGAACGTGCCCGGGCGGGGCGTGCGTGGGCGCGTGGAGGGCCGTGACGTGGCCGTGGGGCGCCTCCATGACGTCCTGCCGCAGGAGTTGGCCCGGATCAAGGAAGAGGCCGAGAGCGGCGGGCGTACGGCCGTGGTGGTCGGCTGGGACGGGGTGGCACGGGGTGTCGTGGCCGTCGCGGACGCGGTGAAGGAGACCAGTGCCGAGGCGGTGCGGGAGCTGCGGGCGCTGGGGCTGACGCCGGTACTGCTGACCGGGGACAACCGGGCGGTGGCGGAGGCGGTGGCCGCGCAGGTCGGGATCGAGCGGGTCGTCGCCGAGGTGCTGCCCGAGGACAAGGTCGACGTCGTACGGCGGTTGCGGGCCGAGGGGCGGGTCGTGGCCATGGTCGGGGACGGGGTCAACGACGCGGCCGCGCTCG
Above is a window of Streptomyces sp. NBC_00490 DNA encoding:
- a CDS encoding heavy-metal-associated domain-containing protein, giving the protein MSAQTDTQGSVTTVYKVSGMSCGHCEGSVSGELSEIAGVTSVKAVASSGEVTVVSQAPLDEEAVRAAVDEAGFELVGKA
- a CDS encoding heavy metal translocating P-type ATPase — its product is MTTTETPITPTASEVELLIGGMTCASCAARVEKKLNRMDGVTATVNYATEKAKVTFAGGVGVADLIATVVKTGYTAQEPAPPREAAADEDPELTSLRQRLVVAAVLAVPVVLLSMVPALQFDNWQWLALTLASPVVVWGGLPFHQAAWTNARHAAATMDTLVSLGTLAAFGWSLWALFFGDAGMAGMKDEFAFTVSRAQGASTIYLEVAAGVTVFILLGRYLEARSKRRAGAALRALMELGAKDVAVLRDGREVRIPVGRLAVGDRFVVRPGEKVATDGTVVEGASAVDASMLTGESVPVDVTVGSAVAGATVNVGGRLVVAATRVGADTQLARMAKLVEEAQNGKAEVQRLADRISAVFVPAVILIAVATFGAWLGLAGDTVAAFTAAVAVLIIACPCALGLATPTALMVGTGRGAQLGILIKGPEVLESTRRVDTVVLDKTGTVTTGRMTLQEVYAVEGTDEKQVLRLAGALEHASEHPVARAVAAGAEERVGPLPEVEGFENVPGRGVRGRVEGRDVAVGRLHDVLPQELARIKEEAESGGRTAVVVGWDGVARGVVAVADAVKETSAEAVRELRALGLTPVLLTGDNRAVAEAVAAQVGIERVVAEVLPEDKVDVVRRLRAEGRVVAMVGDGVNDAAALATADLGLAMGTGTDAAIEASDLTLVRGDLRVAVDAIRLSRRTLATIKGNLVWAFGYNVAALPLAAAGLLNPMIAGAAMAFSSVFVVTNSLRLRAFR